The Pontibacter pudoricolor genome contains a region encoding:
- the nuoB gene encoding NADH-quinone oxidoreductase subunit NuoB: MILDKTGEGGIVITKLDDLLNWARLTSLFPMGFGLACCAIEMMGAYASGYDLDRFGIIPRASPRQSDVMIVAGTVTFKMADRVRRLYEQMPEPRYVISMGSCSNCGGPYWEHGYHVVKGVDRIIPVDVYVPGCPPRPEALIGGFLKLQEIIRQETIRAPRAVQQIMAKRMNNV, translated from the coding sequence ATTATTTTGGATAAAACCGGAGAAGGCGGCATTGTAATTACCAAACTGGACGACCTGCTGAACTGGGCGCGACTAACCTCGCTGTTCCCGATGGGTTTTGGTCTGGCTTGCTGTGCCATCGAAATGATGGGCGCCTACGCGTCGGGTTACGACCTGGACCGTTTCGGCATTATACCGCGGGCTTCTCCGAGGCAGTCTGATGTGATGATTGTGGCTGGCACTGTTACTTTTAAAATGGCTGACCGTGTGCGACGACTATATGAACAAATGCCGGAGCCGCGTTATGTGATATCCATGGGAAGTTGCTCTAACTGTGGCGGCCCGTATTGGGAGCACGGTTACCACGTGGTAAAAGGCGTAGACCGGATTATACCGGTGGATGTATATGTGCCTGGTTGCCCGCCACGCCCTGAAGCATTGATCGGAGGTTTCCTGAAACTACAGGAGATCATCCGGCAGGAAACAATACGTGCCCCAAGAGCCGTGCAGCAGATAATGGCAAAGAGAATGAATAATGTTTAA
- a CDS encoding NADH-quinone oxidoreductase subunit C codes for MEFAELRDFIVAKFGAEVIVAEKADNLQPYLVLQTERLAGVCLELHDNEQTYFDFLSCITGIDNGSEAGTMEVVYNLYSIPYDHHLTLKVQVPRNTENEPIPAIPTISHIWRTADWQEREIFDLLGIYFTNHPDMRRILCAADWEGHPLRKDYKLQDYYHGIKVPYDEHNENSGFRGEPIKLTNHPHEQFPDMRGKPE; via the coding sequence ATGGAGTTTGCGGAATTAAGGGATTTTATAGTTGCGAAGTTTGGTGCTGAGGTTATAGTTGCTGAGAAGGCCGATAACCTGCAACCTTACCTGGTGCTGCAAACCGAGCGCCTCGCCGGCGTTTGCCTGGAACTGCACGACAACGAACAAACCTACTTCGATTTTCTTTCCTGCATTACTGGTATAGATAATGGTTCTGAAGCCGGCACGATGGAGGTTGTTTATAACCTGTATTCCATTCCGTACGATCATCACCTGACGCTAAAGGTACAGGTGCCACGTAATACCGAAAACGAACCTATACCTGCCATACCAACTATAAGCCACATCTGGCGCACTGCCGACTGGCAGGAACGTGAAATATTTGATCTGCTGGGTATTTACTTTACCAACCACCCCGACATGCGCCGCATTCTTTGCGCCGCCGACTGGGAAGGCCACCCGCTCCGCAAAGACTATAAACTCCAGGATTACTACCACGGCATTAAAGTGCCCTACGACGAACACAACGAGAACAGCGGCTTCCGTGGCGAACCAATCAAGCTTACAAACCACCCGCACGAGCAATTCCCGGACATGCGGGGAAAGCCGGAGTAG
- a CDS encoding SPFH domain-containing protein yields the protein MNRQLITWAIAAVLIVVFSVTAMTSCTRIDAGHEGILVKLYGTDKGVQDVSLVTGRVWYNPFTEEVYQFPTFVQTVDYSPFTVNAKDGSVFTVDPTISFRVLPGESPRIFSKYRKEIGQITETTLYNYTRDAFRIQFNKYSTDSIISNRQSFEDKVQLALGDALRKEGFDLEQMTSGLQYPEVIVQAVNLKNKAVQQAMQVENELKVAEAQARKKIVEAEAEAKANELRQRTLTPLLIQQQFIEKWNGSTPLYGNSPTFFKNVQ from the coding sequence ATGAACCGCCAATTAATTACCTGGGCTATAGCTGCCGTGCTTATAGTTGTATTTTCTGTTACCGCCATGACCTCCTGCACCCGTATAGATGCCGGCCACGAAGGCATACTGGTTAAGTTATATGGCACCGATAAAGGTGTGCAGGACGTAAGCCTGGTAACAGGGCGTGTATGGTATAACCCGTTTACCGAAGAAGTGTACCAGTTCCCGACTTTCGTGCAGACTGTAGACTATAGCCCTTTTACAGTTAATGCCAAAGACGGTTCTGTTTTCACAGTTGATCCCACGATTTCGTTCAGGGTACTGCCTGGCGAGAGTCCGCGCATTTTCAGCAAGTACCGCAAAGAGATCGGACAGATCACCGAAACCACGCTTTATAACTATACGCGCGATGCCTTCCGTATTCAGTTCAACAAATACTCTACTGACAGCATCATTTCTAACCGGCAATCTTTTGAAGACAAGGTACAGCTGGCGCTTGGCGATGCCTTACGCAAAGAAGGCTTCGACCTGGAGCAAATGACCAGCGGCTTGCAGTACCCGGAAGTGATTGTGCAGGCGGTAAACCTGAAAAACAAAGCCGTACAGCAAGCCATGCAGGTAGAAAACGAATTGAAAGTAGCCGAAGCCCAGGCCCGTAAAAAAATAGTGGAAGCCGAAGCAGAAGCCAAAGCCAACGAATTACGCCAGCGCACATTAACACCGTTGCTAATACAACAGCAATTTATAGAAAAGTGGAATGGCAGCACCCCGCTTTATGGCAACTCGCCTACGTTTTTTAAGAATGTACAGTAA
- a CDS encoding tetratricopeptide repeat protein, which translates to MKQLIALVIFLALTSLCSAQTFQADFNRYCQENDTLKQRETLLKWEKATPKDPELFTGYFNYYFLKSREEVISLTATQPKGESLVLSDNTNKSAGYMASEVVFNNSTLKKGLEKIDEGIKLYPDRLDMRFGKIYALGQAGDWQSFTDEIVTAIQYSKANQNQWTWTNNEKRPDGKDFLLSSLQNYQLQLYNTGDDELLKNMRTIATEILKLYPDHIESLSNLSITYLLTGEYDKGIAPLLQAEKLNPKDAIVLANIAQGYRLKGDKKNAIEYYEKVIRFADDAEMISVAKRHIEKLK; encoded by the coding sequence ATGAAGCAGTTAATTGCACTTGTCATCTTCCTGGCGCTCACAAGCCTCTGTTCCGCACAGACTTTCCAGGCCGATTTTAACAGATATTGCCAGGAAAACGACACGCTGAAGCAAAGGGAAACATTATTGAAATGGGAGAAAGCCACCCCAAAAGACCCGGAACTCTTTACAGGTTACTTTAACTATTATTTCCTTAAGTCAAGAGAAGAAGTTATTTCGCTTACCGCGACGCAGCCAAAAGGAGAAAGCCTGGTGCTTTCGGACAATACAAATAAATCGGCCGGGTATATGGCCAGCGAAGTTGTCTTTAATAACTCCACGTTAAAAAAAGGGCTTGAGAAAATAGACGAGGGAATTAAACTATACCCTGACCGGCTCGACATGAGATTTGGAAAAATATACGCGTTGGGGCAGGCAGGCGATTGGCAAAGCTTTACAGACGAAATAGTTACCGCCATTCAATACTCGAAAGCGAACCAGAACCAATGGACATGGACCAACAACGAAAAACGTCCGGATGGTAAAGACTTTCTCCTCTCCAGTTTACAGAATTATCAACTGCAGCTGTATAATACCGGAGACGATGAGTTGCTGAAAAATATGAGAACTATAGCAACTGAAATTCTGAAGCTGTATCCCGATCATATTGAAAGCCTGTCAAACCTGTCGATTACTTACCTGCTGACCGGCGAGTATGATAAAGGAATTGCCCCGCTCTTACAGGCTGAGAAGTTGAACCCGAAAGATGCAATTGTGCTGGCAAATATCGCCCAGGGGTACAGGCTAAAGGGTGATAAGAAAAATGCGATCGAATACTACGAAAAAGTGATTCGGTTTGCTGATGATGCAGAAATGATTTCGGTTGCCAAGAGGCATATTGAAAAATTAAAGTAA
- a CDS encoding NAD(P)-dependent alcohol dehydrogenase, with translation MKAAVHTRYGPPEVVSVKEIPKPEPKDNEVLIRVYASTVNRTDSGFRSAEYFVSRFWSGLLRPNYQILGCEFAGQVEAVGKAVKSVKVGERIFGYNDKKCGGHGEYTTLEENDAFTTIPEGLTYEESAPITEGAHYALGHIRAAKVKAGQAVLVYGATGAIGSAMVQLLKHFGAHITAVCHTKHVALVKSLGADVVIDYTQEDYARAGRMYSVVFDAVGKTSFGHCKPVLTEKGIYISTELGKNWENIYLALLTPLRKGKKVLFPIPTISKADVDFLKQLVEQKQFKPLLDRTYPLEQIVEAYKYVETGQKIGNVVITMPH, from the coding sequence ATGAAAGCAGCAGTACATACCCGATACGGGCCACCCGAAGTGGTAAGCGTAAAGGAGATTCCCAAACCTGAGCCCAAAGACAATGAGGTGCTGATACGGGTTTATGCCTCTACCGTTAACCGTACCGACAGCGGGTTCCGGAGCGCCGAATACTTCGTTTCGAGGTTCTGGAGTGGATTATTACGGCCTAATTACCAGATACTTGGTTGTGAGTTCGCCGGCCAGGTGGAGGCTGTGGGCAAGGCAGTGAAATCAGTGAAGGTGGGGGAAAGAATATTCGGCTATAACGACAAGAAATGCGGCGGGCATGGCGAGTACACAACACTGGAGGAAAACGACGCCTTCACAACTATACCGGAAGGCCTGACCTACGAAGAATCCGCCCCGATCACAGAAGGAGCACATTATGCGCTGGGGCACATTCGGGCAGCAAAAGTAAAAGCCGGTCAAGCTGTATTGGTATATGGGGCAACGGGTGCTATCGGCTCGGCAATGGTACAATTGCTCAAACACTTCGGGGCACATATAACGGCAGTATGTCATACCAAACATGTAGCACTTGTCAAATCCCTGGGGGCCGATGTCGTCATCGATTATACACAGGAAGATTATGCCCGGGCAGGCCGCATGTATAGTGTTGTGTTCGATGCTGTCGGGAAAACGTCGTTCGGGCATTGCAAACCGGTGCTAACGGAAAAAGGCATTTACATCTCTACAGAACTCGGCAAAAACTGGGAAAACATTTACCTGGCACTTTTAACACCGCTCCGGAAGGGCAAAAAAGTATTGTTTCCGATACCTACCATCAGCAAAGCGGACGTAGATTTTCTAAAACAACTGGTGGAGCAAAAGCAGTTTAAACCTCTACTGGACCGGACATATCCGTTAGAACAAATCGTTGAAGCCTATAAATATGTGGAGACAGGCCAGAAAATAGGTAATGTAGTCATCACGATGCCTCACTAA
- a CDS encoding DUF7079 family protein — MTAVEIERRKPVWSALSEFYLDTELSKEEISRIAKVFSESKFSFEELKEINYSEVGPVVITNLYSTAGVWNGFDKEWLFEQIIKRLNKKKGKGLLAKMFRPVYRKQIDKFCSDYWQAVTTEMKNHVV, encoded by the coding sequence ATGACCGCAGTTGAGATAGAAAGAAGAAAGCCTGTTTGGTCAGCACTGTCTGAGTTCTATCTTGACACAGAATTGAGTAAAGAAGAAATAAGCAGAATTGCCAAAGTCTTCAGCGAAAGCAAATTTTCATTTGAAGAGCTAAAGGAAATAAACTACTCTGAAGTTGGTCCTGTAGTAATCACCAATCTGTACAGCACAGCAGGAGTATGGAATGGGTTTGACAAAGAGTGGCTTTTTGAACAGATCATAAAGCGACTGAACAAGAAAAAGGGGAAAGGATTGCTTGCGAAGATGTTCAGACCTGTATATAGGAAACAGATAGATAAATTTTGTAGTGATTATTGGCAAGCAGTAACTACAGAAATGAAGAACCACGTGGTCTAA
- a CDS encoding NADH-quinone oxidoreductase subunit D: protein MSTIYQNYLLQSEPNKFSLDGLKAGEMIVNMGPQHPSTHGVLRLEVITDGEVIQEVAPHIGYLHRCFEKHAEHMAYNQTIPYVDRMDYLAAMNSEHVWCMGVEKLMGITDQIPKRVEYIRVLLAELNRLASHFVAIGTYAIDIGAFTPFLWLLRDREHIQRLLEWVSGARMLYNYIWVGGLYYDLPIGFEARCREFINYLLPKLNELDTILLDNKIFIDRTANVGVLPLDVAINYGCSGPMLRGSGLKYDLRRIDGYSVYPELDFEIPIGTGMVGTTGDCWDRNYVRALECRESAKIIVQCLDRLTGDYKRTPDFDPQAACPKKLRMVGSQELYFRGETPRGELGYFFRTTDKSDVPFRCHGRAPSFVNLSVLPEISRGCMVADLIAIVGSIDIVLGEVDR from the coding sequence TTGTCCACCATCTACCAAAACTACCTGCTGCAGTCGGAGCCGAACAAGTTCAGCCTGGATGGCCTGAAGGCAGGCGAGATGATCGTGAACATGGGGCCGCAGCACCCGAGCACGCACGGCGTACTGCGCCTGGAGGTAATAACCGATGGCGAAGTGATACAGGAGGTAGCGCCGCACATTGGCTACCTGCACCGCTGTTTCGAGAAGCACGCCGAACACATGGCCTATAACCAGACCATCCCCTACGTAGACCGCATGGACTACCTGGCTGCCATGAACTCGGAGCACGTCTGGTGCATGGGCGTGGAAAAACTGATGGGTATTACCGACCAGATACCAAAACGGGTAGAGTACATCCGCGTGTTGCTGGCTGAGCTTAACCGATTGGCTTCGCATTTTGTAGCTATTGGTACTTATGCTATTGATATAGGGGCTTTTACACCGTTTTTGTGGCTGCTCCGCGACCGTGAGCACATTCAGCGTTTGCTGGAGTGGGTTTCGGGGGCACGTATGCTGTACAACTATATCTGGGTGGGTGGCTTGTATTACGACCTGCCCATTGGTTTTGAGGCCCGCTGCCGCGAGTTTATAAACTACCTGCTACCCAAACTCAACGAACTCGACACTATTCTTTTAGATAACAAGATCTTTATAGACCGCACTGCCAATGTAGGTGTGCTGCCGCTGGATGTAGCGATAAACTATGGCTGCTCCGGCCCGATGTTGCGCGGCTCCGGCCTGAAGTACGACCTGCGCCGCATAGATGGCTATAGTGTGTATCCGGAACTGGATTTTGAAATTCCGATTGGCACAGGCATGGTGGGCACCACCGGCGATTGCTGGGATCGCAACTATGTACGCGCCCTGGAGTGCCGCGAATCTGCCAAAATTATAGTTCAGTGCCTCGATAGACTGACTGGCGACTATAAGCGTACCCCTGATTTTGATCCGCAGGCAGCCTGTCCTAAAAAGCTGCGTATGGTTGGCTCGCAGGAGCTATACTTCCGGGGCGAAACACCACGGGGCGAACTGGGCTACTTTTTTAGAACTACTGATAAAAGCGATGTGCCTTTCCGTTGCCATGGCCGTGCGCCGAGCTTTGTAAACCTTTCTGTATTGCCCGAGATAAGCCGCGGTTGCATGGTTGCCGACCTGATTGCTATAGTTGGTTCCATAGATATCGTGCTGGGCGAGGTGGATAGATAA
- a CDS encoding M16 family metallopeptidase, which yields MIQFKEFTLDNGLRVIVHEDHTSPMAVLNVLYDVGSRDEVEQHTGFAHLFEHLMFSGSKNIPVYDEPLQRVGGENNAFTSPDITNYYLTLPAQNIETGFWLESDRMMDLAFSDHGLEVQRKVVVEEFKQTYLNQPYGDVWLKLRPLAYKNHPYKWATIGKEIKHIEDATMDIVKAFHKKHYSPSNAILVIAGSITFDHAKELTEKWFGPIPAGEKYSRHIPNEPKQTEPRVLETTADVPLSAIYKTYHMPHRMHPDYYAIDLISDILGRGKSSRLYEQLVKEQRLFNSVSASVTGSIEPGLLIIQGKLNEGVDLQEANAAIEKINQELMDTLVDEHELNKVKNQAETSLVFSEIELLNRAMNLAYGKLLGDANFVNTEGEKIQAVTPQDIQRCAREILDPNNCSTLFYKAEKKEQEVTAEL from the coding sequence ATGATACAGTTTAAGGAATTTACACTTGATAACGGATTGCGCGTGATCGTGCACGAAGACCATACCTCCCCGATGGCAGTTTTAAACGTGCTGTACGATGTTGGCTCGCGCGATGAAGTGGAACAACACACAGGTTTTGCCCATTTGTTTGAGCATCTGATGTTCAGCGGGTCTAAAAACATACCCGTGTACGATGAGCCGCTACAGCGTGTAGGGGGTGAAAATAACGCCTTTACAAGCCCGGATATTACCAATTATTACCTGACGTTACCGGCACAGAATATAGAAACCGGTTTCTGGTTGGAGTCGGACCGCATGATGGACCTGGCTTTTAGTGACCATGGCCTGGAAGTGCAGCGCAAAGTAGTGGTAGAAGAGTTTAAACAGACTTACCTGAACCAGCCTTACGGCGATGTATGGCTGAAACTACGCCCCTTGGCTTACAAAAATCACCCGTACAAATGGGCAACTATAGGCAAGGAGATCAAGCACATAGAAGACGCCACCATGGACATTGTAAAAGCCTTCCATAAAAAGCACTACTCGCCAAGCAACGCTATTTTGGTAATTGCCGGAAGTATAACCTTTGACCATGCCAAAGAGCTGACCGAAAAATGGTTTGGCCCTATACCGGCCGGCGAAAAGTACTCGCGCCACATCCCTAACGAACCGAAGCAAACCGAGCCACGCGTGCTGGAAACTACTGCTGATGTGCCACTAAGCGCTATCTATAAAACTTACCACATGCCGCACCGCATGCATCCGGATTACTATGCGATCGACCTGATCAGCGATATTCTGGGCCGCGGCAAGTCGAGCAGGTTATATGAGCAGTTGGTAAAAGAGCAGAGACTGTTCAACTCTGTTTCGGCGTCGGTTACCGGAAGTATAGAACCAGGCTTACTGATTATACAAGGCAAACTGAACGAAGGCGTAGACCTGCAGGAAGCCAATGCGGCCATCGAAAAGATAAACCAGGAACTGATGGATACGCTGGTAGATGAGCATGAATTGAACAAAGTAAAGAACCAGGCCGAAACCAGTTTAGTATTCTCTGAAATAGAGTTGCTGAACCGCGCTATGAACCTGGCATACGGTAAGCTTTTGGGCGATGCGAACTTTGTGAATACCGAAGGAGAAAAGATACAGGCCGTAACACCACAGGATATACAGCGTTGCGCCCGCGAGATTCTTGACCCTAACAATTGCTCTACACTGTTTTACAAGGCTGAGAAAAAAGAGCAGGAAGTAACGGCAGAACTATAG
- a CDS encoding alpha-ketoacid dehydrogenase subunit alpha/beta has translation MNYNRKEYSEDELISLYRAILKPRMIEERMLVLLRQGKVSKWFSGIGQEAISVGSAMALEQDEYILPLHRNLGVFTSRNVPLDRLFAQFQGKKTGFTKGRDRSFHFGSNEHHIVGMISHLGPQLAVADGIALADLLDKREKVTLVYSGDGGASEGDFHEALNVAAVWGLPVIFMIENNGYGLSTPSNEQFKFKQFIDKGPAYGMDALQIDGNNLLEVYDTVRQTAASMRKNPRPVLIEAMTFRMRGHEEASGTKYVPQELFEKWAKKDPVENYEKFLLDELVLTPKVVESIREELKAEIEEGLQTAFATPMPVADRQEEIADMYKPYIQQPVAPASSAKTEKRFVDAISDGLRQSMERYPELVLMGQDIAEYGGVFKITEGFVDKFGKERVRNTPLCESAILGIGLGMSVKGKKSMVEMQFADFVSVGFNQIVNNLAKSHYRWGQHADVVVRMPTGAGTAAGPFHSQSNEAWFFHTPGLKIVYPSSPYDAKGLLNAAIEDPNPVMYFEHKLLYRSISQDIPDDYYTIEIGKAKTVAEGEDLSIITYGMGVHWAKQLQQEMPGTSIEILDLRSLLPWDKEAVRNTVARTGRVIILHEDTLTGGIGGEIAAWIGENCFEHLDGPVARVASLDTAIPFAPPLEAEFLPKQRLREKVEAILAY, from the coding sequence ATGAACTATAACCGCAAAGAATATTCAGAGGACGAACTGATCTCCCTTTACCGTGCTATACTTAAGCCACGCATGATAGAAGAGCGTATGCTCGTGCTGCTGCGACAGGGAAAAGTAAGCAAGTGGTTTTCTGGTATTGGCCAGGAAGCTATTTCTGTAGGATCGGCCATGGCGCTGGAGCAGGACGAATACATATTGCCGCTGCACCGTAACCTGGGCGTTTTTACCAGCCGCAATGTGCCCTTGGATAGATTATTTGCCCAGTTTCAGGGTAAGAAAACCGGCTTTACAAAAGGCCGCGACCGTTCGTTCCACTTTGGGTCTAATGAGCACCACATTGTAGGCATGATCTCGCACCTGGGGCCGCAGCTGGCTGTAGCCGACGGTATTGCACTGGCTGACCTACTGGATAAAAGAGAAAAAGTAACGCTGGTGTATAGTGGCGATGGCGGAGCCAGTGAAGGAGACTTTCATGAGGCGCTGAACGTAGCAGCCGTATGGGGACTGCCGGTTATTTTCATGATCGAGAATAACGGCTATGGTTTATCTACGCCAAGCAACGAGCAGTTCAAGTTTAAGCAGTTTATAGATAAAGGCCCTGCCTATGGTATGGATGCCCTGCAGATAGATGGCAATAACCTGCTGGAAGTATACGATACCGTACGCCAGACAGCAGCCAGCATGCGCAAGAATCCGCGCCCTGTTCTGATCGAAGCCATGACGTTCAGGATGCGTGGGCACGAAGAAGCCAGCGGTACCAAGTATGTGCCGCAGGAGCTGTTCGAGAAATGGGCCAAGAAAGATCCGGTAGAGAACTATGAGAAGTTTTTGCTGGATGAACTGGTACTTACCCCGAAAGTAGTGGAAAGCATTCGTGAAGAACTGAAAGCCGAAATTGAAGAAGGTTTACAGACTGCTTTCGCTACTCCAATGCCTGTTGCTGACCGCCAGGAAGAAATTGCCGACATGTATAAGCCATACATACAGCAGCCCGTAGCGCCGGCATCAAGTGCTAAAACTGAAAAGCGTTTTGTTGATGCTATTTCGGATGGTTTGCGCCAGAGCATGGAGCGTTACCCGGAACTGGTTTTAATGGGCCAGGACATTGCCGAATACGGTGGCGTTTTCAAGATTACAGAAGGCTTTGTAGATAAATTCGGTAAAGAGCGCGTGCGTAACACACCACTTTGCGAGTCAGCTATACTTGGTATTGGACTGGGTATGTCTGTTAAGGGTAAAAAGAGCATGGTGGAAATGCAGTTTGCCGACTTTGTGAGCGTGGGCTTTAACCAGATCGTGAATAACCTGGCCAAGAGCCATTACCGCTGGGGCCAGCACGCCGATGTGGTAGTGCGTATGCCGACCGGTGCCGGTACTGCTGCAGGGCCGTTCCACTCACAGAGCAACGAAGCCTGGTTCTTCCACACGCCGGGCCTGAAGATCGTTTATCCGTCGTCTCCGTATGATGCCAAAGGGTTGCTGAATGCTGCGATCGAAGATCCGAATCCGGTAATGTATTTTGAGCACAAGCTGCTTTATCGTTCCATCTCGCAGGATATTCCGGATGATTATTACACGATAGAGATCGGGAAAGCGAAAACAGTAGCAGAAGGTGAAGACCTGTCTATTATAACGTATGGTATGGGCGTGCACTGGGCTAAGCAACTACAGCAGGAAATGCCGGGTACAAGTATTGAGATCCTGGATCTGCGATCATTATTGCCTTGGGATAAAGAGGCCGTACGAAATACTGTAGCCAGGACCGGCCGCGTTATAATTTTACACGAAGACACCCTGACAGGTGGCATAGGCGGCGAAATTGCAGCCTGGATCGGGGAGAATTGCTTTGAGCACCTGGACGGGCCCGTTGCCCGAGTAGCCAGCCTTGATACTGCCATACCTTTTGCACCGCCACTGGAAGCAGAATTCCTGCCAAAGCAACGCCTCCGCGAAAAGGTAGAAGCGATACTTGCGTATTAA
- the ytxJ gene encoding bacillithiol system redox-active protein YtxJ: MNWHPLNSTEQLDTILEESKHTPVVIFKHSTSCSISSTAKSRLERQWDGKGLDHIKPYYLDLLAYRPVSNEIAEVLQVRHESPQILLLQDGMCTYNASHLSINLDEMKKKVAASG; the protein is encoded by the coding sequence ATGAACTGGCACCCCCTGAATAGCACAGAACAGCTGGACACTATACTGGAAGAGTCGAAACACACCCCTGTTGTGATCTTTAAGCACAGTACTTCCTGTTCGATCAGCTCAACAGCCAAAAGCCGCCTGGAACGCCAATGGGATGGCAAAGGACTTGACCATATTAAACCATATTACCTGGATTTGCTGGCCTATCGCCCGGTATCTAACGAAATAGCAGAAGTATTGCAGGTACGCCACGAGTCGCCGCAGATATTGCTGCTGCAGGATGGAATGTGTACTTATAACGCATCGCATTTAAGCATAAACTTAGATGAGATGAAGAAAAAAGTTGCTGCATCTGGCTAA
- a CDS encoding OsmC family protein: MATIQNKYQGNLRTQAQHLASGNTIITDAPLDNNGRGEAFSPSDLVCAALGSCMMTIMGIVAERNSIAIEGMEIETTKIMVADPRRIGEIVLTFKMPAIAYTAKEKALLENAARTCPVAMSLHPEIKQSVSFNYQN; the protein is encoded by the coding sequence ATGGCAACTATCCAAAATAAATACCAGGGCAATTTGCGTACGCAAGCCCAGCATCTGGCTTCAGGCAACACCATTATTACGGACGCACCACTCGACAATAACGGCCGTGGAGAGGCATTCTCACCTTCGGACCTGGTTTGTGCTGCACTTGGCAGCTGTATGATGACCATTATGGGCATTGTAGCTGAACGCAACAGCATCGCCATTGAAGGCATGGAAATAGAAACCACTAAAATTATGGTTGCCGATCCACGTCGTATCGGTGAAATTGTGCTAACATTTAAAATGCCGGCTATAGCCTATACTGCAAAAGAAAAAGCTTTGTTGGAGAACGCGGCCCGCACCTGTCCGGTTGCAATGAGCCTTCATCCGGAAATAAAGCAATCGGTAAGCTTTAACTACCAGAACTAG
- the lipA gene encoding lipoyl synthase → MISLPVIQPNTTPAELSENGKIRKPNWLRVKLPVGQEYAKVRNIVSEYKLHTICESGNCPNMGECWGAGTATFMILGNVCTRSCSFCAVATGRPNEYDEDEPRRVAEAIQLMGVKHAVITSVNRDELKDRGAAIWHETVRLVKELSPATTIETLIPDVKGTWDALITMISAGQEVVSHNMETVKELYRQVRPQAKYERSLEQIKRTKEYGKRTKTGIMLGLGETREQVYQAMDDLAANGCDILTLGQYLQPTKLHIEVAEFIHPDLFAHYREEGLNRGIKYVESGPLVRSSYHAERHVNV, encoded by the coding sequence ATCATATCACTTCCGGTAATACAGCCCAATACCACTCCTGCAGAACTGAGTGAAAACGGCAAAATACGTAAACCAAACTGGCTTCGCGTAAAATTGCCTGTAGGGCAGGAATACGCTAAAGTACGCAACATAGTATCTGAATATAAACTGCATACCATCTGCGAAAGCGGCAACTGCCCGAACATGGGCGAATGCTGGGGAGCAGGCACGGCCACCTTCATGATTCTGGGTAACGTTTGCACACGCAGCTGCTCTTTTTGCGCTGTGGCTACCGGCCGCCCGAACGAGTACGACGAGGATGAGCCACGCCGTGTAGCAGAAGCTATTCAGCTGATGGGCGTAAAACATGCCGTTATCACATCTGTTAACCGCGATGAGCTGAAAGACCGTGGCGCCGCTATCTGGCACGAAACGGTGAGGTTAGTAAAAGAGCTGTCGCCGGCCACAACTATAGAAACCCTGATCCCAGATGTAAAAGGAACCTGGGATGCGTTGATAACCATGATCTCAGCTGGCCAGGAAGTGGTGTCGCATAACATGGAAACGGTAAAAGAACTATACCGCCAGGTGCGCCCGCAGGCTAAGTATGAGCGAAGCCTGGAGCAGATAAAGCGTACGAAAGAGTATGGTAAGCGCACAAAAACCGGCATTATGCTTGGGTTAGGCGAAACCCGCGAACAGGTGTATCAGGCAATGGATGATCTTGCTGCCAACGGTTGCGATATCCTGACGCTTGGCCAGTACTTACAGCCAACAAAATTACATATAGAAGTAGCAGAGTTTATACACCCGGACCTGTTTGCGCACTACCGCGAAGAAGGTTTGAACAGAGGTATCAAATATGTGGAGTCAGGTCCGTTGGTTCGTTCGTCGTACCACGCCGAGCGCCACGTGAATGTATAA